The following proteins come from a genomic window of Athalia rosae chromosome 1, iyAthRosa1.1, whole genome shotgun sequence:
- the LOC105688649 gene encoding uncharacterized protein LOC105688649, producing MSVVLTLITAVVAIISVKLFVRYRKFRKFVKTIDKIPGPKSYPFFGNTLGVLRVHRDGRWQWFRDLCTRYGEKGIFRTWLGNRPNIHLTSAEAISVIMPNKNLITKSAIYDYVHPWLGSGLLTSTGEKWHRQRKLITPTFHFNILEHFGVVMSEKAEILKECIKSEYEKDPKKPIDMFVWLTRCALDIICESAMGININAQTDVDSEYSVALHSITVQAVERMFRPWLAWDRLYYLSHHGRRFKRNVEIAHKFTNQVIRERKSARALQTQNSDECYDEDKPKRRAFLDHLLDACERDNTPLTDDELREEVDTFLFAGHDTTAAAMSWALFSLGNHPDIQDKIHQEQLEVFGDSTEPATLHQISELKYLERVIKETLRLFPSAPSVGRFVTEEIEIAGYKIPEQASVSVQIHRVHHDPKYWKNPDKFDPDRFLPENSQGRHPYAYVPFSAGPRNCIGQKFALLEQKIVLTAILRSWRVKSHLKFEDAKMYSEFILRPQDGIKIYFSPKDVFIMSIILALITTVLAVIIIKLLQRYIEFRRFVKIIDKIPGPKGYPVVGNMLDILHVSREGRWKWFCNLSSQYTDAGIFRTWLGPVAHINLISPETAAVVMSSKTLITKSMVYDFLYLWLRTGLLTGTGDKWYRHRKLITPTFHFNILEQFEVVMTEKAEILKRCIESELKNDPKKSIDVFAFMTRCALDIICESAMGININAQMTSQKTEYSEALHNITIQAMDRILRPWLYIDRLYYMTSHGKTFKRTVDTIHKFADQVIKEKRLARERQKQNPDEEISEDKPKRRAFLDHLLDACERDNTPLTDDELKEEVNTFMFAGHDTTAAAMSWALFSIGNHPEVQEKIHQEQLEVFGDSTEPATPRQISELKYLERVIKETLRMFPSAPGVSRTGTEDLEIGEYKIPKGAVIAVQIHRIHHDPRHWPDPERFDPDRFLPENSQGRHPYAYVPFSAGLRNCIGQKYAMLEQKIVLTAVLRSWRVKSHAKFEEAAIHSDIILRPQNGVHIYFTPK from the exons ATGTCAGTTGTTCTGACGTTGATAACGGCCGTAGTTGCCATAATTTCAGTTAAACTGTTTGTACGTTATCGCAAGTTCCGCAAATTCGTTAAAACGATCGACAAGATTCCTGGACCTAAGAGTTACCCTTTTTTTGGAAACACCCTGGGCGTTCTACGCGTGCACAGAGATG GTCGCTGGCAGTGGTTCCGTGATCTGTGCACTCGATACGGTGAAAAAGGAATCTTTCGGACCTGGCTTGGCAATAGACCGAACATCCACCTGACCTCGGCTGAAGCTATCAGC GTAATTATGccgaataaaaatctgattaCCAAATCTGCCATCTACGATTACGTTCATCCGTGGCTCGGATCAGGTTTGCTGACTTCGACAG GCGAAAAGTGGCATCGGCAAAGAAAACTGATCACTCCAACTTTCCATTTCAACATATTGGAACATTTTGGAGTTGTAATGTCTGAAAAGGCCGAGATATTGAAGGAATGCATAAAATCAGAGTACGAGAAGGATCCAAAAAAGCCCATCGATATGTTTGTTTGGCTGACGAGATGTGCATTGGACATAATCTGTG AATCTGCTATGGGGATCAATATCAATGCTCAGACGGATGTGGATTCGGAATATTCTGTGGCTTTGCACAG tATCACCGTCCAGGCAGTGGAGCGGATGTTCAGACCGTGGCTAGCCTGGGATAGATTGTATTATCTCAGTCATCACGGCAGAAGATTCAAACGTAACGTGGAAATAGCGCATAAATTCACGAATCAGGTGATTAGGGAAAGAAAATCGGCTCGCGCACTGCAGACGCAAAATTCTGACGAATGTTACGACGAAG acaaaCCAAAGCGACGCGCGTTTCTCGATCATTTATTGGACGCCTGCGAACGCGACAACACACCGCTGACTGACGACGAGTTGAGAGAAGAAGTGGACACGTTTTTGTTCGCG GGCCACGACACAACAGCGGCAGCGATGAGCTGGGCACTTTTTAGCCTCGGGAATCATCCGGATATCCAGGATAAAATACACCAGGAACAGTTGGAGGTATTCGGGGATTCGACGGAACCTGCGACACTCCACCAAATATCCGAACTCAAGTATCTCGAAAGGGTTATCAAGGAAACGCTCCGACTATTTCCCAGCGCACCTAGCGTAGGTCGATTCGTGacggaagaaatagaaatag CTGGATACAAGATACCGGAGCAGGCTAGTGTCAGTGTTCAAATACACCGAGTTCATCACGATCCAAAGTATTGGAAAAATCCAGATAAATTCGATCCGGATCGATTTCTACCAGAGAATAGTCAGGGACGTCATCCGTACGCGTACGTGCCTTTCAGCGCTGGACCAAGAAACTGCATCGGGCAAAAATTCGCGCTTTTAGAACAGAAGATTGTTCTAACTGCAATATTGAGGTCGTGGCGAGTCAAGAGTCACTTGAAGTTCGAAGATGCAAAAATGTACAGTGAATTTATACTCAGACCCCAGGATGggatcaaaatatattttagtccgaaagatgtAT TCATCATGTCGATTATTTTAGCCCTGATAACGACAGTGCTCgccgtaataattataaaattacttCAGAGATACATCGAGTTTCGCAGATTCGttaaaataatcgataaaattcCTGGACCGAAAGGATATCCAGTCGTCGGAAATATGCTCGACATTCTTCACGTCAGTCGAGAAG GACGCTGGAAATGGTTTTGTAATCTGAGCAGCCAGTATACCGACGCAGGAATATTTCGCACCTGGTTGGGCCCTGTAGCGCACATAAATCTTATATCGCCCGAGACTGCCGCG GTTGTCATGTCCAGTAAGACTCTGATAACCAAGTCCATGGTTtatgattttctttatttatggCTTAGAACAGGTCTGTTAACCGGAACAG GGGACAAATGGTATCGGCACAGAAAATTGATCACCCCAACTTTCCATTTCAATATATTAGAACAGTTCGAAGTGGTGATGACTGAGAAGGCAGAAATATTGAAGCGATGCATCGAGTCGGAGCTTAAAAATGATCCAAAAAAATCCATCGACGTATTCGCTTTCATGACAAGATGCGCATTGGATATAATTTGTG AATCTGCTATGGGGATCAATATTAATGCCCAGATGACGAGTCAAAAAACAGAATATTCTGAGGCCTTGCATAa TATCACCATCCAAGCAATGGATCGGATACTCAGACCGTGGTTGTATATCGATCGTCTGTATTACATGACTTCCCATGGAAAAACATTTAAACGTACCGTCGACACGATACACAAATTTGCGGATcag gtgatcaaagaaaaaagattagcTCGTGAACGACAAAAGCAGAATCCAGACGAAGAAATCAGTGAGG ATAAACCAAAGCGACGAGCGTTTCTCGATCATTTATTGGACGCTTGCGAACGGGACAATACACCGCTGACTGACGATGAGTTGAAAGAAGAAGTGAACACGTTCATGTTTGCG GGTCACGATACAACAGCGGCAGCGATGAGTTGGGCTCTATTCTCTATCGGAAATCATCCAGAAGTTCAGGAAAAAATACACCAGGAACAGTTGGAGGTATTCGGGGATTCGACGGAACCTGCGACACCCCGTCAAATATCCGAACTCAAGTATCTGGAGCGAGTCATTAAGGAAACACTCAGAATGTTTCCCAGTGCACCTGGCGTCAGCCGAACTGGAACGGAAGATTTGGAAATTG GGGAGTATAAAATTCCAAAAGGTGCGGTGATCGCTGTTCAAATACATCGGATTCATCATGATCCCAGGCATTGGCCCGATCCCGAACGATTCGATCCGGACCGTTTTTTGCCGGAAAATAGTCAAGGGCGTCATCCGTACGCGTACGTGCCTTTCAGTGCTGGACTAAGAAACTGCATCGGACAAAAGTACGCTATGTTAGAACAGAAGATTGTCTTAACTGCAGTATTGAGGTCGTGGCGAGTCAAAAGTCACGCGAAATTTGAGGAAGCAGCAATTCATTCTGACATTATTCTCAGGCCGCAAAATGGGGTCCATATATATTTCACCCCAAAATAG